In Pyrus communis chromosome 11, drPyrComm1.1, whole genome shotgun sequence, the sequence AGCTTAAAAAGATTACACAAAGTTTCTCCAAGAGCAACTATCTCGGTGAGGGTGGGTTCGGGCAGGTCTACAAGGGGTTCATTGATGACAAGCTTAGGCCTGGACTGGAAGCTCAGCCTGTTGCTGTTAAGGTCTTGGATTTAGATGGCAAACAAGGACATAGGGAGTGGCTGGTAATATTTCTTTTTCCCTATTTCAAAGCTTTGCTCCTAATCATTTCATATGCTTCCCAAGCTGTAAAAAAACATGCTAATTATCAAACACTTATGTATTTTGTAGGCTGAAGTGATTTTTCTTGGGCAACTGAAGCACCCGAATCTTGTTAAATTGATCGGGTACTGCTGCGAAGACGAATACAGGCTTCTGGTGTATGAGTACATGGAGAGAGGCAACTTAGATCACCAGCTATTCAAACGTACAATTCTgatcatgcatgcatgaattttattttttgctttttttggtttttgaaacgAGCACAAAAATTTTTGGATCAGAAAGTTTAtgaatttgtttgtttgttcatgAATGCAGGTTATGGTGGAACCCTACCTTGGCTAACAAGAATCAAGATAGCAATTGGAGCTGCAAAAGGCCTCAGTTGCCTCCATGAGGAAGAAAAGTCAGTCATATACCGCGATTTTAAGACTTCAAACATCTTACTGGACTCGGTAATTAATTTTCTGTCCTTAGCTCTCGTTTGCTCTTCATACAAGCGTAAATATTGCTCGTATGATAAAATTATGTCTTCCTTTTTTCTGCAGGATTACACGGCTAAGCTGTCTGATTTTGGTCTAGCCATAGATGGCCCAGAAGGAGATGAAACACACATTACAACGCGTGTCATGGGAACTCATGGCTACGCAGCTCCTGAATATGTCAAGACAGGTAATGCAACTCAATAATTTGAGTAGTGTGCTCTTTGCACTATCTCAACCGACCATCTTTTGTACCGTTTTTACCCACCACAAACCCTAAAATACGCCTCAGTTAAGATGGTACAAATAATAGcacgaaatttaaaattttcactaATCAACACTCTTTGTTTTCAGGTCATTTAACAACGATGAGTGATGTATATGGCTTTGGCGTAGTTCTTTTGGAGCTACTAACTGGTAGAAGGTCCGTGGATGATTGCCGTCATGGTAGAGAACAGAACCTAGTGGAGCGGTTCAAACCTTTTCTGAAGGACTCACATAAACTTGACCGCATGATGGACCCTAGGCTCGAGGGTCAGTACTCGACCATAGGGGCAAGAAAAGCTGCTGCATTGGCTCACCAATGCCTGAGCCACAACCCCAAGTGTAGACCAACAATGACCAGCGTTGTCAAGACCTTGGAACCTCTTATGGACTTGACTAATGACATCCCAATCGGACCCTTTGTGTACATTGTTCCGAATGAGGGAAAAAACAAAGTCGGTGAGCACAGGGTTGAACGAGAGGGGCGAGCTGACTCTGATGTGGTGAAAAATGAGAGCACAGGTGAAGAAAAATTGGTGGAAAAGAAAGCGAAGGGCCACCACAGGAGCCGAGAAGGTCATCGGTTTAGAAACCGGAATAAGTCATTGAGTTCTAGTACCGTTTATTGTGATACTGCTGTATATGGAGTTCTTGGAACTGATTTTTACTCTCCTAAATAAGCAATTGATGCAATTGGGAGAAGGATGCACATGcttaggaaaagaaaagaaaaaaggcgaTATAATGCACAAATAGaattgattacaaatttttaatcGAAAATAGAACTCGAAAGACACTAACACATAAAGTGATCTGTTTAGTTAGTACTATAATTTGTTGTCTGTCGACTAAATCGAGGGTTTATTGACATTGTTGTTGGTTTGTGGGAGGATTATACCAAGTTTTCTGTCAACCTTAATGGAAGGCATTAATGTTTAACATTCTTTGCTGTTGAATGTTGACTTTTTGGCGATTGCAGCgatgttttctttactttgtttAAAGTAGCAACCTTAATTCGTGgcattatgttttgttttcatGCTTTTTGTCacaattgatttttttcttgGCAGATTGTTCAGAATTAGACAATTGGCTTGCTATTATACTATGATATCGAATTAGATGAAATAGGTGGTGCTATTCAAACgtccatttttacttttcatacacCATTTGCTAATTTTtgcatttgatcttttttaattcattcaatctaaTCGCCGTAAAATTAAGGTATGTGAGAAGTGAGAAATgatgtgtagatagcaccaccGATAAAATATGACAGCAAACTCTCAGCTATTGACGCAATTGTGGACTACACTGCATAATGGTTGGAAGTCAATCACGCATGTGGAAGCAATTGTAGGATTCACTACATGAATAACAGAAGTGTGGATGACTATCTGAAGCACgtcttttttaattaaataaaaactaggaGCCATCATCCGATGGATAGAATGGTTTCATTTCTTTATGGTTGGATAGAATGATTTAAAAGAAGATTTCAACACATATCACAAccgattgtgttttgttttcatcACTATATGTTGTTGTCCTTTCAGATTTGCAAAAGTATTATCCGAACTTCCAAGCAGTTTCTTGTTCTACTTATTCCAAGCTCTCTGATCGAAATGATTGAATATATTACACACATGATCAATGCTTATCTGTGCGTCACTTGTGGGATTGAGCTAATCAAAATTCGTCAGCATAAAATCGCCACCATCCTTCATCTATTCCTCTTCATCCCTCACTTCCCAATATATTTCCCTTCCATTGCTAAAGTAAAAGTCAAAAGTCAAACGTGCTGTTCAATTTTAGCCTTTTGTTTACATTTTTTGTGCTTGAGATGCAATGAAAGTATATAAAGGAGATGAGTGACGGAGAGCTGtgatgaatgaaaataaaatattgaaactGAAAGCAACTTAaaatagtttttggttttgcttttattttgttccTTATTCATTTCTCATACAACTCTATCACCATCTTTCATCCACTCTATATATCCTAATTTCTCTCAATGTCTTTTCCCTCCATCtctaacacaaaataaaaactaaaaattacaaacaaaatggttataaaATAGGCTGtttccaaatttttatttttaattttaattttgtataccatttcataaattatttagttattttacaTCCCTCCTACCATACTTTCTCTACCTCCTCCATCCTTTATTTTGTATACCATTTCatacattatttagttttttctccataaatAACTGAAAAAGCAAAAAGTAAAGTTTAAAACTGAAATAATTATCGATCGACATATATTATCCTTACTTTTTCTTAAAAAGACAAGACACATGCTTGAATGGAAATTACATGGAAGGTCGAAGTAAATAGTTACTTCACTTTGTTAGTTATAAGCTTGAAGCAAGAACATTGGCTGTCTAAACAAACAAAATGTGTTGACCTCTTCCCCAGATAACTGTAACTTTGTTAGCCTATCTGAGTTGTTACAGCAGGTCCTGCCTGCAGTGCAGTCCCACACAACTTTAAGGAAAGCAATAAAGCAATGAAATGATgaatcttttcttccttttctcccCTTTTCTATCTCGTTCTTTTTGGTCGTGCCGAGTGACAGATTTGAAGTTTACATTTGCTCATCATGTTTACTGTAACCAACACAAGTCTATCATCTCATGTTACATGATAGGCTAAAAAAGTAGCCCATGGTTTCATACAGATACGGATGTTAGTCATCAAATTAACGTGTCACGCCACAAGCAATTTTAGTGGTCTAATTTATGAACAAATGAAACATTTTCACTTAACGACTACAgggatttgttttagtgtttgtCTTCCAAAGTTTTACAAAAACCTGCCAATCTGTCATCTAATTGTTGTGTTTACAGCCAAAAAGCAAACATTTAGAACCAACAGAACCAACCATGGTATGAAGAGATttggatttccaaagcacaaaTGTTAACACTAAAGTCGGACTGCATATGTCCATAATTAAATATCTCTCAAAATTAACCATGCCTGCAAGGAGTTCTTCAAAGGGCTACGTCTATTCACCCCTATACTTGAGATCTTATAATGCTCAAAACTTCTACACTCGAGATCCTGTGTTTGAAACCCGTTCACTCAAGGTTCTGCGTTCGAATCCTGCTTCTTATATTAGATACACGCATGAATTTTAGAATACTAGGAAATGAGAAGTTAGAACATGGGTTTTCCCGTTTGAACAAGTCTTTGCCGTAAAAAGCAGATTCCAATTCTCTGAGGTCTCACAAAGACAAACACTTGAACCTACTAAAAAATTCCATTAATTAGTTTTAGAACATGATCAGGACAAATTAACCTCGAGACTTGGTCCTTTCACTTTAGACTCAtgattgaaattaaaattatatttagaattTTCTTGAACCAAACATAAATATcaacaaaaagggaaaatatTATAATTGGGTCCTTGACTTCTTTTTATAGTTGTGTAAAATATATTACCCTACAACCCTATATCTAACCCCATATGTTTCTCAGTTTTGATCCAATCCAaccatatgtttattttttaaattaacttgtAGCCTCAGTAAAATATTAGTCTAAAAAAACTAGCATTCAAGTTCTTCACTCCTAGTTGTTTCAACACCAACAAACCAATCACAGATAAAAAATCCCAAACGTCGAAAGAAATCTCATCTCGGAGATTATCAGTCTCGGATTTGAGTAACTCATCGGTGTGTATAGTCCTCAGTGATTTGTCCAATCACTTATTGGATCAAACCTTCATATTTTTTCACCTAATGACCTTAAAAAGATTACACAAAGTTTCTCCAAGAGCAACTATCTAGGTGAGGGTGGGTTCGGGTAGGTCTACAAAGGGTTCATTGATGACAAGCTTAGGCCTGGATTGGAAGCTTAGCCTGTTGATGTTATGGTATTGGATTTAGATGGCAAACAAGGACATAGGGAAGCGCATTGGTTAACCACCAACTGAACAAgttggtggggggggggggggggtaagaAACATTTTATGAAGCGCATGGAAGGAGTTTGGAGAGGTCCAAATCAACCGGGTGAAAGATAATACTTTTATTATAACTGCTAGGGATGAGGATATAGCTTCCAAGATTCTTGACCAAGTCCCCTGGGCAGTAATGAAGTAGAATTTCTTCGTTAAGAGATGGCAGAATGACCTTGCCTTAGAAGAAGTTGAGATGCAGATGGTCCCATTGTACCTCAGTTCTGATGAGAATGTGCGTCGTCTTGCGGGGGAAATATAGGGAGTTCTGGAGGTGGAAGACTTGGCCTATGCACGAGGGTTTTTAAGGGTAAGGGTGATGATTAATACTTCCAACCCCCTTCTAGCTAGTTGTTGGCTGGCTAGACAAGGAGATTGGGACTCATGGGTTGAGTTTTGCTATGAGAGACTGCAGAACTTCTGTTATAAGTGCGAGAGAATTGGCCATGAAAGCTCTGAGTGCTCTATTCAATCAAACAACAGTAGTTGCGCCGAGTATGGAGAATGGACAAGAACAAAGATGGTCTGTGATATGCATGAAAATACCAGATCAGAGGTGGTCCCTTAAGGTCAGAGAAGGTGTATCAGAAAAAGTAGGGAGAGAAGGAAAACCGCTCCTATAGAAGACAACTCTTCAATGCGGGGCTGAGAGAAAGGCGAAGATGGTAATGTATCACGGAGACCAAACTTGGGCCGCGAAAAGCAATTCGAAGATACAACCCCCCTCGGGAAACGAGAGAACTAATATGTGGCCGTGCCAAGTTACCATCACAAGACCCCAACCAGCTGGGCCTCATCGTT encodes:
- the LOC137708380 gene encoding putative receptor-like protein kinase At1g72540; translated protein: MSLKKLAFKFFTPSCFNANKPIIDKKSQTSKEISSRRLSLSDLSNSSVCTVLSDLSNSLIGSNLHIFSHNELKKITQSFSKSNYLGEGGFGQVYKGFIDDKLRPGLEAQPVAVKVLDLDGKQGHREWLAEVIFLGQLKHPNLVKLIGYCCEDEYRLLVYEYMERGNLDHQLFKRYGGTLPWLTRIKIAIGAAKGLSCLHEEEKSVIYRDFKTSNILLDSDYTAKLSDFGLAIDGPEGDETHITTRVMGTHGYAAPEYVKTGHLTTMSDVYGFGVVLLELLTGRRSVDDCRHGREQNLVERFKPFLKDSHKLDRMMDPRLEGQYSTIGARKAAALAHQCLSHNPKCRPTMTSVVKTLEPLMDLTNDIPIGPFVYIVPNEGKNKVGEHRVEREGRADSDVVKNESTGEEKLVEKKAKGHHRSREGHRFRNRNKSLSSSTVYCDTAVYGVLGTDFYSPK